A region of the Clostridium estertheticum subsp. estertheticum genome:
TACTTCCTCTGCAACTACTGCAAACCCCTTACCTGCCTCACCTGCTCTTGCAGCCTCAATAGAAGCATTCAATGATAAAAGATTAGTTTGTTCTGAAATATCCGATATAACATTTGTAACTTCTGCTATATTATTTGATTTTTTATTTAATTCACTAATTATTTCAGAAACCATTCCAAGTGACGTTTCAAGTTTTGCATATGAACCTTCTAGGGTTCTAACATCATTATTACCTTTACCAATATCATTTGTAGTCTTATTTAGTAAGTTTTCTATTAAACTTGATTTATCACTGATTGTTTCAATTTCATGGCCAAGACTTACAATAGCAGCAGCTCCATTCTCAATCTGCTCTGTTTGTCCTTGTGTTCCAGAAGATATCTCTCCTATAGACTCTGTTACCTCTCCAATTGCTAAACTATTTTGTTTTGATATAGTAATCAAACTACTTGCTGTTTCTTGTACTGCTTTAAATTTTTGGTTTAACTCCGAAATTAAAGAATTTAGATTTCTTGTCATATCATTAAAGTCATTTGATAAATCTTCTAATTCATCGCCCGATCTTATATCTAATAATATTGTCAAATCACCCTTTGCTGTTTTATTAACTACGTCTTTAATATGTTTAATACCTTTTACCAATTTATCACTTGTTATAGCAGCTAATAGAACTACTATCATCAATGTCACAACTAAAACTATAATACTTAACCTAACTAGATAATTTACTTTACTTGTAACTACTGATTCAGGTTTTAATGAAACCACCTTCCAATTTAAACCTTCTATTGTGGAATAAGATGCATCATAATTGGTCCCTGCTATAGTTGCATCAGTTATTCCTTTCTTATCACTATAAACCTTATCAGCCCAAGAATATTGTTTACTAAAATCCTCTTTATTTGCTACAATATCTTCAATTCCTTTATCATCATATTTCCCTGAAAAACTTGGAGCTACATTTTTACCCATTTGAGTAAATAGTGAAGAACTTATTAGAGTTCCCTTGTTATCAAGGAAAATTAATTTATTACTATTTCCTTTTTCAAGAGTTGTCCTAACATCTCCCATTGATGTTAAACTAATATCATATCCCAAAGCTCCTATGAATTTTCCATTTTGTTTTACAGGATAAGTAATAGAAATCATCATTTCTTTTGTTCCACCTTTATCCTTGTAAACATCAAACCATACTATATCCCCTTTTGCTTTTGTATCCTTAAAAGCTTTTAAATCTCTCGCCACGCCTGGATAAGGACTCCAAGGAAATATGTCCATAAATCCTGTTTTAGCACTAATGTAATATGTATCAACAAGAGATTTATCATTATTTTGTGCATTCTTAAGTAAATTTGTTATCATAACATTTTTATCTTTGCCATTATCCACGGTTCCAATTCCACTTGCAACTTCCTTAATAGAAGATTCATACTTTGATAAATATGTATCTATATTTTGACCTGAACTTTGTGCAATGCTAGAATTTTGTTCCTCCGTTGAAGTTTTTATTTGTTTATATGAATATGTTATAAAAGTTCCTGCAAGTAAACATGAAGCCACTAGCGTTGTTACACTCATTGATAATATAAATTTCTTTTTAATAGACGTTCTTTTTACTCTTTTTTCATTCGCTCTTTTTTGTTTCATAAATCTTAGTCCCCTATAATTCTGGGCTATGTTTAAAATAATATTGATAATATCAAAATTTCCTCATTAATTTCTTAATCTATTATAATTACAGGATTGTAAGCATATACCATAATATTCAGCTTAAACATAGCCTGATTATTTTATGTTTCAAACATTTTATCCAATTATTACATTCAGTCCCTCATTGAATATATATCCATCTTAATCAGCATATGTTATTATTTATTAATTTTACTAATATTTTTAACCATTGTCAAATTTTTATCAAAAAAAGAGGTACAAATTTCCATAAGAAACTTGTACTTCTCTTTATTACTTTTTATTATTCTTAACTCTGTTTGGTTTAGCTTTAGGCCTCATAACTATATCATTTTTTTTATCTTTTTTATAACCAGTATTATTATACTTTGATCTAGAAATATTTCTTCTTTTCATAAATCCTGATAAATCCATAAACCATAAAGCAAAAATAACAAATACCCCTGGTATTACATATCTAGATACAAGGGTCGGCATAGTTGGCCACATAAATACAGGTGCTATAAAAAATACTATAGCTATTGTAAGCACTGCCCACTTATTAATTTTTATTTTACTAAGTAAAAAAGTTTTTAAAACATAATATATTATAAAAACAACAATTGTAAATGCTATCATACCGAGTATTTGCATGGCTATATCCATATTTATCCCACCTTTTCTACAAATGAATGTATATTATACATTATCAAACATTTTCTACAATATATCAATAGTTTATGCATTAATTTATATAATTATATTTGTAAAATTATGTTTGTATTAAAAATAAATTTATGCTAAAATATTTTTGGGTAGTATCGATTGCGAACTGCACTTTATTGTTTAACATAAAAAAATCATTAAATAATCTGCTCATATCATTATGAATGAGACGGCGCTAAATGAGTATCACCACTCTCAGTTACCATGAGATGTTTTTCTAGATTTACTAATTCGAAATATTTCATACTAGTGGTTGCAGCTCCTAAGCGAGTGACTTAACCTCTGGTTTTCTTTTAAATATAAACAATTCAGATGCAATCGCATACTTAATTTACCCTATTTAATTTTACGCAACCCTTGTTTTTCTATATAAGGGACATTCAAGTAAATAACCAAAAATCATAAATATTAATTCAAACAATATTTAAAAATGTAGGAGGATTGAAAATTGAAAAATTCTGTTTCTACCTTTATATCTGCAAAAAAAGCAGGTACTAAATTAACAATGCTTACAGCTTACGATTATTCAATGGCTAAAATTATTGATGAATGTGGCGTTAATGGTATTTTAGTAGGAGATTCATTAGGCATGGTTTGCCTTGGGTACAAAGACACCTTAAGTGTCACTATGGATGATATGCTTCATCATACTAAAGCTGTTGTTCGCGGCACTAAAAATGCTCTTGTAGTAGGAGACATGCCTTTTATGTCTTATCAAAGCTCATTATGTGATGCAGTTAAAAACGCAGGGCGTTTTTTACAAGAAGCGGGAGCATCGGCTATAAAACTGGAAGGCGGAGCTGTAGTTTGTCCTCAGATTAAAGCGATAGTTGCTGCTCAAATACCTGTTATGGGTCACATTGGGCTAACTCCTCAATCTGTTAATATGTTTGGAGGCTTTAAAGTCCAAGGAAATAATAGCATAGACGCTAAAAAACTTATTGAAGATGCCAAAAAAATAGAAGATGCAGGTGTATTTGCTATTACACTTGAATGTATACCTGCAAAACTTGCAGAGCTTATATCAAAGGAAGTAACTATACCAACTATTGGTATAGGTGCTGGTGGTGGCTGTGACGGTCAAATTTTAGTATACCAAGATATGCTAAATATGTTTGAGGATTTTAAACCAAAGTTTGTAAAACGTTTTGCAAATGTAGGTGACCTAATGAGATCTGGATTTAAATCATATATTAAAGAAGTAACCGAAGGAACTTTTCCATCCAGTGAACACTGTTTTAAAATAAATGATGAAATTTTAAAAAGTTTATATTAAATTTATTTAAGAAAGGAAGTGTAATTGGCATTAATAACACTATGGTACTAATGCCTCTAGCAAATGAATACTGTAAAAACTATTAACGAAGTTCGTAATCAAGTCAAAGTTTGGAAAAAAGAAGGTTATAGCATTGCCTTAGTTCCTACTATGGGATCTTTACACGCGGGCCACGCAAGTTTAATAAGCCGCGCTGCAAAAGAAAATGAGAAAGTTGTGGTAAGTATTTTTGTAAATCCAATACAATTTGGTCCTAGTGAAGATCTAGATTCTTACCCAAGAGATCTAAATAAGGATGAAATTGTATGTGAGGGTGCTGGAGCTGATTTAATATTTGCACCAAAAGCCACAGAAATGTATTATAAGGATATAGAAGCAAGTGTGAGTGTTAAAGAACTTGCAGCAGGGCTTTGCGGTGCTAAAAGGCCAAATCATTTCGCTGGAGTATGTACTGTAGTTTCAAAACTCTTTAATATAATTCCTGCAGACAAAGCTTATTTTGGGCAAAAAGATGCTCAGCAGTTAGCTATAATAAAAAGAATGGTTAGAGACTTAAATTTTGATATAGAAATTATTGGTTGCCCTATTATACGTGAAAAAGATGGACTTGCAAAAAGCTCACGTAATGTTTATCTATCACCAGAAGAAAGACAAGCAGCCTTAATTCTAAATAAAAGCTTAACTAAATGTAGAGAAGCCTTGTCAAATGGTGAACGGTCAACAAATCTTTTAAAAGAAATTATAAAAGCGCAAATTCAAACTGAGACTTTGGCAAGGATTGATTATATTGAAATTGTAGATGCTTTGTCCCTCGATGCTATAGACTTTGCAAACAAACCTATTCTTGTTGCCATAGCTATATATATTGGCAAAACAAGATTAATAGATAATTTTATATATGAAGCTTAACTTATTAATTAATAATTATTAACTACCAAATAGAACTACAGGAGGATTAATATGATATTAACTATGTTAAAATCTAAAATACACAGAGCCGTAATCACGCAGGCTAAATTAAATTATGTAGGAAGTATAACAATAGACAAATTACTAATGGAAAAATCTAATATTCTAGAATATGAAAAAGTTCAAATCGTAGACATTGATAATGGTAATAGATTTGAGACTTATGTTATCGCAGGGGATGCAGGTAGTGGAGTTATGTGCATAAATGGAGCTGCCGCTAGATGTGTCCAACCTGGAGATAAAATAATAATTATGACTTTTTGCCAAATAAATGAAGAAGAAGCAAAAATAATTAAACCTACAGTAGTATTCGTTGATGAAACAAATGCTGTAGTCGAAATAGCTCACTATGAGAAACATGGTCAAATAAAATAATTTTTTTTTAATAATGTAATAATTTTTGAGTAATTGTAAACAATAATATCACAATACTTTATTAAAGAGGAGATGTTTACAATGAAAGCACTAGATGGTACTGCACTAGTATTAGTTATTATAGGAGCTATAAATTGGGGATTAATTGGATTCTTCCGATTTGACCTAGTATCCAGCTTATTCGGTACTGGCTCGGCCTTAACAAGAATTATTTTCGCTCTAGTAGGTTTATGTGGCCTATATGCTTTATCTTTCCTCGGAAGAGACAGAGATAGTGACAGAGACAGGACTGAAGTTAAATAATTTCTAAATAAATATATTAAAAATTTAAAAGAAGCCGAATTTAAAATTCGACTTCTTTTATATTCAAATTAAATCTTAACTGTACCAAAGCCAACCTATCTCTAACTCTTATTACAATTAAACTTTGTGATTGTTTTTTATTTACATCTTGTATAATCTTAGAATACTTATTATTTAACATCATTATAAAACCCCCGGCTTTAGATTGAATTTCATATCCATTAGATTTTTTTATTATAATCAAATTTTCCCATTGATGAGGAATATAATTTGTAAACTT
Encoded here:
- a CDS encoding methyl-accepting chemotaxis protein: MKQKRANEKRVKRTSIKKKFILSMSVTTLVASCLLAGTFITYSYKQIKTSTEEQNSSIAQSSGQNIDTYLSKYESSIKEVASGIGTVDNGKDKNVMITNLLKNAQNNDKSLVDTYYISAKTGFMDIFPWSPYPGVARDLKAFKDTKAKGDIVWFDVYKDKGGTKEMMISITYPVKQNGKFIGALGYDISLTSMGDVRTTLEKGNSNKLIFLDNKGTLISSSLFTQMGKNVAPSFSGKYDDKGIEDIVANKEDFSKQYSWADKVYSDKKGITDATIAGTNYDASYSTIEGLNWKVVSLKPESVVTSKVNYLVRLSIIVLVVTLMIVVLLAAITSDKLVKGIKHIKDVVNKTAKGDLTILLDIRSGDELEDLSNDFNDMTRNLNSLISELNQKFKAVQETASSLITISKQNSLAIGEVTESIGEISSGTQGQTEQIENGAAAIVSLGHEIETISDKSSLIENLLNKTTNDIGKGNNDVRTLEGSYAKLETSLGMVSEIISELNKKSNNIAEVTNVISDISEQTNLLSLNASIEAARAGEAGKGFAVVAEEVKELAEKSKDSSLNIKEIIDSIITDTSSAVEFMNKTNGINQIQKEAVTNINMSMQEITSSIDEVLSQVKEEIQGIKKTTADKDNVVTMIDGISEVAQETSASTEQIVASMEEQSASSEEVNNHANNLIVLIEELQGKLEMFKFE
- the panB gene encoding 3-methyl-2-oxobutanoate hydroxymethyltransferase, whose product is MKNSVSTFISAKKAGTKLTMLTAYDYSMAKIIDECGVNGILVGDSLGMVCLGYKDTLSVTMDDMLHHTKAVVRGTKNALVVGDMPFMSYQSSLCDAVKNAGRFLQEAGASAIKLEGGAVVCPQIKAIVAAQIPVMGHIGLTPQSVNMFGGFKVQGNNSIDAKKLIEDAKKIEDAGVFAITLECIPAKLAELISKEVTIPTIGIGAGGGCDGQILVYQDMLNMFEDFKPKFVKRFANVGDLMRSGFKSYIKEVTEGTFPSSEHCFKINDEILKSLY
- the panC gene encoding pantoate--beta-alanine ligase, whose amino-acid sequence is MNTVKTINEVRNQVKVWKKEGYSIALVPTMGSLHAGHASLISRAAKENEKVVVSIFVNPIQFGPSEDLDSYPRDLNKDEIVCEGAGADLIFAPKATEMYYKDIEASVSVKELAAGLCGAKRPNHFAGVCTVVSKLFNIIPADKAYFGQKDAQQLAIIKRMVRDLNFDIEIIGCPIIREKDGLAKSSRNVYLSPEERQAALILNKSLTKCREALSNGERSTNLLKEIIKAQIQTETLARIDYIEIVDALSLDAIDFANKPILVAIAIYIGKTRLIDNFIYEA
- the panD gene encoding aspartate 1-decarboxylase — encoded protein: MILTMLKSKIHRAVITQAKLNYVGSITIDKLLMEKSNILEYEKVQIVDIDNGNRFETYVIAGDAGSGVMCINGAAARCVQPGDKIIIMTFCQINEEEAKIIKPTVVFVDETNAVVEIAHYEKHGQIK
- a CDS encoding DUF378 domain-containing protein translates to MKALDGTALVLVIIGAINWGLIGFFRFDLVSSLFGTGSALTRIIFALVGLCGLYALSFLGRDRDSDRDRTEVK